The Capsicum annuum cultivar UCD-10X-F1 chromosome 3, UCD10Xv1.1, whole genome shotgun sequence genomic sequence CACGTGAGGGGGAGGGTGTAACAAAAAAGTGGATAAGGATGAAAAATAAAAGGGAATTCGAAAAGCTCTCCGTTATTTAGAGTGGGGCCCGAGTGCGTGCGTCAGTTGTACGCATCCTTTATTTAGAAAAACAAAATTAGGGAGGCAAAGGTAACCCTTGAGTATCAGTAGAGCTAAATTTCCATCTTCCTTGTTCCTCCCTTTCAACGAATCAGCCAAAAAAAAGGATCGGAACGATGTCGGACGAAGAGCACCATTTCGAATCAAAGGCGGATGCCGGTGCTTCTAAGACGTACCCTCAACAAGCTGGTACTATTCGTAAGAATGGTCACATCGTCATCAAAAATCGCCCCTGCAAGGTCGGGTCCCTCTcctctcttctcttctcttctcttgtTTCATCGTCAGTAGTTAatttccttttcttatttttttgatttgtttagaTGTTGATGGCTGTCACGGTGTCTTCTATTCTTGCTGTTGTTATTTCCTGTGTTGGCCTCTGAGTTTTCAAATTGAGTATTTAGGGTTTGTTAGTGGACTGTGTTTGATCTtcatgcattttttattttacacctCCTATCAACAGCAAATATTAGGTAGCTCTGTCTACCAAGTGTACAACAGATGAGAAGAAAATAAACTACTGTTTTATCTCTGCATCATTAACCACTAGGTCATACCCTTCCGGGCGTCTTGGTGGTTTCAACTGAACCCGTTGTTTACACCGTTTTAAGAAGAATACATAATAAGAACACACTTATTCTAAACTCACCGAATAAGGTTCTAGGTTCATCCACATGGAAAAGGAATGAGAATAAAATGATGTATATATTCGACTCTAATGTGTGTCTTGTTATCCCTGAGTTTGGAATGTTTCAAACAGTGCACCGCTAGGCCTTGAGGATTTCTCGGTTGTCAGAGTTTAAAATTCGCTGTCACAAGTCACAACCTAAGTTGcgtggactcttcactttcgaagtgtacccgtgtcggattcttcaaaaatacactacttttggagaatttgACACACACCCGTTGACATTTTTTTGaggagttcgagcaacataggtCACAACAAAACTTTCAGTCAGGGGCAGAGCCAGGTAGGTGATGTATATATAATAGTTTGGAATCTACTTTGACTTGTTCGTGTGTTCACTTCATTGTTAACCCCCTTTGTGAAAATTTTGGCTCCGCCGCTGGTTCCAGTGGTTTAAGTTTTGGAGATTTGATTTACTCTAAAGCTTTGTAACCATGGTTTGATAGGCCTCCTTTTTTTTTCCTGTTGTTAGCTGTGTTGTATATTTCCTGATAGATTCATAGTTATGAGTACTGATaggacttctttgttgttgaaGGTGGTTGAAGTTTCCACTTCCAAGACAGGCAAACATGGTCATGCTAAATGCCACTTTGTGGCGATTGACATCTTCACTGGAAAGAAGCTTGAGGATATTGTTCCCTCTTCTCACAACTGTGACGTAAGTAACTGACTGTGGCTGGACTTACCATTTCCCTTGCTG encodes the following:
- the LOC107862276 gene encoding eukaryotic translation initiation factor 5A-5, with protein sequence MSDEEHHFESKADAGASKTYPQQAGTIRKNGHIVIKNRPCKVVEVSTSKTGKHGHAKCHFVAIDIFTGKKLEDIVPSSHNCDVPHVNRTDYQLIDISEDGFVSLLTENGNTKDDLRLPTDDTLLAQVKDGFAEGKDLVLSVMSAMGEEQICGIKDIGPK